Proteins encoded together in one Impatiens glandulifera chromosome 1, dImpGla2.1, whole genome shotgun sequence window:
- the LOC124922571 gene encoding late embryogenesis abundant protein 46: MQSRDPMEKDMAARKKEERVAEAELRKLEERERAKYEHAAAGAGTGTTAGTAHLPTGTGGTHPAGTTRVGLGHNTRTGGAGTGGI; this comes from the coding sequence ATGCAGTCACGTGATCCAATGGAGAAGGACATGGCTGCTAGGAAGAAAGAAGAGCGTGTAGCCGAAGCAGAGTTGCGCAAGCTGGAGGAAAGGGAGAGGGCTAAATATGAGCATGCTGCTGCCGGCGCCGGCACTGGAACCACCGCCGGAACTGCTCACCTACCAACTGGGACTGGAGGGACTCACCCGGCTGGAACCACTAGGGTCGGTCTGGGCCATAACACCCGTACTGGAGGAGCTGGTACCGGTGGTATATAG